A portion of the Homo sapiens chromosome 16, GRCh38.p14 Primary Assembly genome contains these proteins:
- the CHST5 gene encoding carbohydrate sulfotransferase 5, producing the protein MGMRARVPKVAHSTRRPPAARMWLPRFSSKTVTVLLLAQTTCLLLFIISRPGPSSPAGGEDRVHVLVLSSWRSGSSFLGQLFSQHPDVFYLMEPAWHVWTTLSQGSAATLHMAVRDLMRSIFLCDMDVFDAYMPQSRNLSAFFNWATSRALCSPPACSAFPRGTISKQDVCKTLCTRQPFSLAREACRSYSHVVLKEVRFFNLQVLYPLLSDPALNLRIVHLVRDPRAVLRSREAAGPILARDNGIVLGTNGKWVEADPHLRLIREVCRSHVRIAEAATLKPPPFLRGRYRLVRFEDLAREPLAEIRALYAFTGLTLTPQLEAWIHNITHGSGIGKPIEAFHTSSRNARNVSQAWRHALPFTKILRVQEVCAGALQLLGYRPVYSADQQRDLTLDLVLPRGPDHFSWASPD; encoded by the coding sequence ATGGGCATGAGGGCCCGGGTCCCTAAAGTTGCCCACTCCACCCGAAGGCCCCCAGCCGCCCGCATGTGGCTGCCACGGTTCTCCAGCAAGACAGTGACAGTGCTCCTCCTGGCACAGACCACCTGCCTCCTGCTCTTCATCATCTCCCGGCCAGGGCCCTCATCCCCAGCCGGCGGCGAGGATCGTGTGCACGTGCTGGTGCTGTCCTCGTGGCGCTCGGGCTCATCCTTCTTGGGCCAGCTCTTCAGCCAGCACCCCGACGTCTTCTACCTGATGGAGCCCGCGTGGCATGTGTGGACCACCCTGTCGCAGGGCAGCGCGGCAACGCTGCACATGGCCGTGCGCGACCTGATGCGCTCTATCTTTTTGTGCGACATGGACGTGTTTGATGCCTACATGCCACAGAGCCGAAACCTGTCCGCCTTTTTCAACTGGGCAACGAGCCGCGCGCTGTGCTCGCCGCCCGCCTGCAGCGCCTTTCCCCGAGGCACCATCAGCAAGCAGGACGTATGCAAGACACTGTGCACGCGGCAGCCATTCAGCCTGGCCCGGGAGGCCTGCCGCTCCTACAGCCACGTGGTGCTCAAGGAGGTGCGCTTCTTCAACCTGCAGGTGCTCTACCCGCTGCTCAGCGACCCCGCGCTCAACCTGCGCATCGTGCACCTGGTGCGCGACCCGCGGGCCGTGCTGCGCTCCCGGGAGGCGGCGGGCCCGATACTGGCACGCGACAACGGCATCGTGCTGGGCACCAACGGCAAGTGGGTGGAGGCCGACCCTCACCTGCGCCTGATTCGCGAGGTGTGCCGCAGCCACGTGCGCATCGCCGAGGCCGCCACACTCAAGCCGCCACCCTTCCTGCGCGGCCGCTACCGCCTGGTGCGCTTCGAGGACCTGGCGCGGGAGCCGCTGGCAGAGATCCGCGCACTCTACGCCTTCACCGGCCTGACCCTCACGCCACAGCTCGAGGCCTGGATCCACAACATCACCCACGGGTCGGGGATCGGCAAGCCAATCGAGGCCTTCCATACTTCGTCTAGGAATGCGCGCAACGTCTCCCAGGCCTGGCGCCACGCGTTGCCCTTCACTAAGATCCTGCGCGTGCAGGAGGTGTGCGCCGGCGCGCTGCAGCTGCTGGGCTACCGGCCTGTGTACTCTGCGGACCAGCAGCGTGACCTCACCCTGGATCTGGTGCTGCCACGAGGCCCAGACCACTTCAGCTGGGCATCGCCTGACTGA
- the TMEM231 gene encoding transmembrane protein 231 isoform 1 (isoform 1 is encoded by transcript variant 1): MATRRSQTWSPGSRSACERCSWRSMSSSLTRSSAVTARGSAPKPRCSCCWPLRSRTSRRCWWPSGATVSLPRPLCHEAPRARSARAGLPNRLPTALFNSGFWLKRSSYEEQPTVRFQHQVLLVALLGPESDGFLAWSTFPAFNRLQGDRLRVPLVSTREEDRNQDGKTDMLHFKLELPLQSTEHVLGVQLILTFSYRLHRMATLVMQSMAFLQSSFPVPGSQLYVNGDLRLQQKQPLSCGGLDARYNISVINGTSPFAYDYDLTHIVAAYQERNVTTVLNDPNPIWLVGRAADAPFVINAIIRYPVEVISYQPGFWEMVKFAWVQYVSILLIFLWVFERIKIFVFQNQVVTTIPVTVTPRGDLCKEHLS; the protein is encoded by the exons ATGGCAACCAGGAGAAGCCAAACTTGGTCCCCCGGCTCGCGGAGTGCCTGCGAGCGGTGCTCATGGCGCTCTATGAGCTCTTCTCTCACCCGGTCGAGCGCAGTTACCGCGCGGGGCTCTGCTCCAAAGCCGCGCTGTTCCTGCTGCTGGCCGCTGCGCTCACGTACATCCCGCCGCTGCTGGTGGCCTTCCGGAGCCACGGTGAGCCTGCCCCGGCCGCTGTGCCACGAGGCTCCCCGGGCGCGCTCGGCCAGGGCCGGCCTCCCTAACCGCCTCCCTACCGCCCTCTTTAACTCAGGGTTTTGGCTGAAGCGGAGCAGCTACGAGGAGCAGCCGACCGTGCGCTTCCAACACCAGGTGCTGCTCGTGGCCCTGCTCGGACCCGAAAGCGACGGGTTCCTCGCCTGGAGCACGTTCCCCGCCTTCAACCGGCTGCAAGGGGATCGCCTGCGCGTCCCGCTCGTTTCG ACTAGAGAAGAAGACAGGAACCAGGATGGGAAGACGGACATGTTACATTTTAAGCTGGAGCTTCCCCTGCAGTCCACGGAGCACGTTCTCGGTGTGCAGCTCATCCTGACTTTCTCCTATCGATTACAC AGGATGGCGACCCTCGTGATGCAGAGCATGGCGTTTCTCCAGTCCTCCTTTCCTGTCCCGGGATCCCAGTTATACGTGAACGGAGACCTGAGGCTGCAGCAGAAGCAGCCGCTGAGCTGTGGTGGCCTAGATGCCCGATACAAC ATATCCGTGATCAACGGGACCAGCCCCTTTGCCTATGACTACGACCTCACCCATATTGTTGCTGCCTACCAGGAGAGGAACG TTACCACCGTCCTGAATGATCCCAACCCCATCTGGCTGGTGGGCAGGGCCGCAGATGCTCCATTTGTGATTAATGCTATCATCCGATACCCTGTGGAAGTCATTTC TTATCAGCCAGGATTCTGGGAGATGGTAAAGTTCGCCTGGGTGCAGTATGTCAGCATCCTGCTTATCTTCCTCTGGGTGTTTGAAAGAATCAAGATCTTCGTGTTTCAGAATCAGGTGGTGACCACCATTCCTGTGACAGTGACGCCCCGGGGAGACTTGTGTAAGGAGCACTTATCCTAG
- the TMEM231 gene encoding transmembrane protein 231 isoform 2 (isoform 2 is encoded by transcript variant 2), protein MALYELFSHPVERSYRAGLCSKAALFLLLAAALTYIPPLLVAFRSHGFWLKRSSYEEQPTVRFQHQVLLVALLGPESDGFLAWSTFPAFNRLQGDRLRVPLVSTREEDRNQDGKTDMLHFKLELPLQSTEHVLGVQLILTFSYRLHRMATLVMQSMAFLQSSFPVPGSQLYVNGDLRLQQKQPLSCGGLDARYNISVINGTSPFAYDYDLTHIVAAYQERNVTTVLNDPNPIWLVGRAADAPFVINAIIRYPVEVISYQPGFWEMVKFAWVQYVSILLIFLWVFERIKIFVFQNQVVTTIPVTVTPRGDLCKEHLS, encoded by the exons ATGGCGCTCTATGAGCTCTTCTCTCACCCGGTCGAGCGCAGTTACCGCGCGGGGCTCTGCTCCAAAGCCGCGCTGTTCCTGCTGCTGGCCGCTGCGCTCACGTACATCCCGCCGCTGCTGGTGGCCTTCCGGAGCCACG GGTTTTGGCTGAAGCGGAGCAGCTACGAGGAGCAGCCGACCGTGCGCTTCCAACACCAGGTGCTGCTCGTGGCCCTGCTCGGACCCGAAAGCGACGGGTTCCTCGCCTGGAGCACGTTCCCCGCCTTCAACCGGCTGCAAGGGGATCGCCTGCGCGTCCCGCTCGTTTCG ACTAGAGAAGAAGACAGGAACCAGGATGGGAAGACGGACATGTTACATTTTAAGCTGGAGCTTCCCCTGCAGTCCACGGAGCACGTTCTCGGTGTGCAGCTCATCCTGACTTTCTCCTATCGATTACAC AGGATGGCGACCCTCGTGATGCAGAGCATGGCGTTTCTCCAGTCCTCCTTTCCTGTCCCGGGATCCCAGTTATACGTGAACGGAGACCTGAGGCTGCAGCAGAAGCAGCCGCTGAGCTGTGGTGGCCTAGATGCCCGATACAAC ATATCCGTGATCAACGGGACCAGCCCCTTTGCCTATGACTACGACCTCACCCATATTGTTGCTGCCTACCAGGAGAGGAACG TTACCACCGTCCTGAATGATCCCAACCCCATCTGGCTGGTGGGCAGGGCCGCAGATGCTCCATTTGTGATTAATGCTATCATCCGATACCCTGTGGAAGTCATTTC TTATCAGCCAGGATTCTGGGAGATGGTAAAGTTCGCCTGGGTGCAGTATGTCAGCATCCTGCTTATCTTCCTCTGGGTGTTTGAAAGAATCAAGATCTTCGTGTTTCAGAATCAGGTGGTGACCACCATTCCTGTGACAGTGACGCCCCGGGGAGACTTGTGTAAGGAGCACTTATCCTAG